From the Butyrivibrio fibrisolvens genome, one window contains:
- a CDS encoding radical SAM protein codes for MDKMFKNYDITVVITHRCNARCRMCNSYENAICAREEISLDDIKKIPNSKFIQITGGEPFMRTDLEEIVDILYRKSKRLMINTNGYFTDELVRICCKYPKLAIRISIDGNKEIHNEIRGIDIYDRAVNSLEEVKKLGVTDLGISFTLQEKNVNQLIDMYRFALKKEVDFGVSVIHNSYYFNKSDNAIKSEDSLKNALKSLVDLQLKSTRKKDWARAYFNDMSINYIDGKPMPVKCDAGVSSFTIECDGNVLPCNMTPMPWVMGNLKMQTWEEIISSEIAETINSKCRNCKLNCWSICNVQSAIKKKIWIPASWLIVNIVKKR; via the coding sequence ATGGATAAAATGTTTAAAAATTATGATATTACAGTGGTGATTACACATAGATGTAACGCCAGATGCAGAATGTGCAATTCATATGAAAATGCTATATGCGCTCGTGAAGAAATAAGCTTGGATGATATAAAGAAGATTCCGAATTCCAAGTTTATTCAGATTACTGGCGGTGAGCCATTTATGCGAACGGATTTAGAAGAAATAGTTGATATTTTGTATAGAAAATCAAAGCGGTTAATGATTAATACCAATGGATATTTTACAGATGAATTAGTGCGTATTTGCTGCAAGTATCCTAAGCTTGCAATACGAATATCTATTGATGGAAATAAAGAAATTCACAATGAAATTAGAGGTATTGATATTTATGACAGAGCAGTGAATAGTCTTGAAGAAGTAAAAAAGCTAGGAGTGACGGATTTGGGAATTAGCTTTACACTTCAGGAAAAAAATGTTAATCAGCTGATTGATATGTACAGGTTTGCCTTAAAAAAGGAAGTGGATTTCGGCGTTAGCGTTATTCATAACTCTTATTATTTTAATAAATCCGATAATGCTATAAAAAGTGAAGACTCATTAAAGAATGCTTTGAAGTCTCTTGTTGATCTACAACTGAAATCCACAAGAAAGAAAGATTGGGCAAGGGCATATTTTAATGATATGAGTATTAACTATATAGATGGAAAACCTATGCCTGTAAAATGTGATGCCGGAGTGAGTTCGTTCACCATTGAGTGCGATGGAAATGTACTTCCGTGTAATATGACTCCTATGCCATGGGTAATGGGAAATCTAAAAATGCAGACATGGGAAGAAATTATTTCAAGTGAGATAGCAGAAACAATTAATAGCAAATGTAGGAATTGCAAGTTAAATTGTTGGTCTATTTGTAATGTTCAAAGCGCCATAAAGAAAAAAATATGGATTCCAGCTAGTTGGTTGATTGTGAATATTGTAAAAAAACGATAG